A stretch of DNA from Anopheles ziemanni chromosome 3, idAnoZiCoDA_A2_x.2, whole genome shotgun sequence:
TGGCCAAATTCGGGCGCATCGATGTGCTGGTTAATAATGCTGGCAAAGGTTTCTACGGTAGCATCGAAGAGGCCGACATGGAGCAGTTCGAAGACATTCTCAACACGAATCTAAAGGCAGTGTTTACACTGACAAAGTTGGCCTTGCCACATCTCCTTTCAAGCAAAGGGAATATCGTTAACGTGTCCAGCGTAGCTGGAACGAATTCGTATGCGAATGTACTTTCGTACTGCGTATCCAAGGCGGCTTTGGATCAGTTCACACGCTGCACCGCCCTCGACTTGGCCTCGAAGGGTGTCCGCGTTAACTCCGTCAACCCGGGTGAGTAGAATCGTGGTAGGGAGAGTTCGATTACGAGTGGCAAAGATAAGACATCAGCTGTTGTCGCTCAGCTGTCATTGAGACGTCAACATCTGGAAGTCTAACATCAGACGTTAGATAACGTACTGAAATAACCTCAACCCAAATACTGATGTGTCATTGTTTCCATTGTTCTTATCGCTCCCTCATGCAGCGGTCATTGTGACCGAGTTCCATAAGACGCTCGGAATGGACGAAGCCACGTACGCCACCTACCTTAAGAACTGCGAAAAAAGTCATCCCCTTGGACGCGTCGGAAAACCCGAGGAAGTGGCAGCCTCCATCGCCTTCCTGGCGTGCGACAACACGACCAGCTTCACCACCGGCACCTGTCTGCATATCGATGGTGGGAAGCACATCAAGATAGTCGCataaaacgaagaaaagtatatttttttagaGAAGTGAAAATTACTGAAAGTGTCAAAACAAGTTTTGAATTTGAGTAAAACCTCAGTGATGTGTGTTTCATGTTTCCGTTCGGAAATGATTGACCTCTTTTGGTAAGCCTCTCACATTTCTCGATACAGCAGAGTGTCCTGAACCTGAAACGAATCACTCGGTCGGTAACGAGTTGATGATGACGTTGTTTGTCAAACCCTGTCCCTCCTTTTGGGCGTTCGGCGTTCAACCTACACGACGTTATGAAACTCGCAAGATTAAACATCCTGACGCCCAAAGGTGCGAAATTACCTGCGACGTCCACCGGAAACACCGGCGGAACACTTCATTAACCGGCACCACACCACCGTCACAGTTGGCGGTGCGAAAGGAAAGATCACTCAGCAAATTGGCACGAATATATTATGCACTCGCTGCACTCTCCGGCCGCTTTCGGGGAAGTTCGGAGTTCGTTCCGCCAGAAGATGCGTGATGTGTTTGTGGCCACGCTTGAACACCGTCCGACCGGTGTGTGGACATTTCGGAACACGGTGGTAATAATCATCGGACCTGACGGCcttcagacacacacacaatggtTGGTGGTGGAGCGCCATTTGTCTGCCGATACGGTTCCGGGAGGGTCCATCTTGTGAGCGGCGACCTTCTTCACCCAAGGAAGCTGTTTGTCTTACGGTAAATTGCAATCtcacgacgacaacgacgacgacgaccattCGAGGCCAAGGACAGGGATGCACGGACCAAAGGCAGGAAGGGAGCTTTATGTCTTGCTCGTCTCATTTATTCCAGAGTGGCCGATCCACCACCACTTCAGAGTCCGCTTCAGGAGGACATTAATTTCCGCTGCTCGACGGCGGAAAGCGTCTTTCGCGCGCTCTGGTGTACATAGAACCCGTGTGCCATGAAAGGATCCCCGGAGGGCGCCGAGTCCCGAACTCACTTACTGGTTCGGTGCCGGATGTTCGGAACAGGACAGTTGCCGAGGTTCGGTCGGCAATGGCAACATCATGCACGAGATGCATCTTAAGCAAACATAAACAGAAGGCAGCGAATAAATAACACTTTATCCTTTTAACCGTATCCTCCATTTAAGCGAATGGACGAACCGGTCCGGACCAGAGAGAAGGGACGCCAAAGGGGAAGGAGGGGCAGAGGATGGTCAGGACAACGGCAAAGGGCTGCGATGTTTATCTCCGGCTTTTGGCAAACCGAAAGCAAAACTGCAGGCGTGAAATGCAACTTGCTGCAGTGCTGCTCCAGCGTAAACTCCAACTGCTGCACTTTGCACCAACACTGCCGAAAACCATAATCCCCTCTCCCTCCTCTTCTTACCCGCTCcctttacacacacacacaagcccAGGTGGTAGCATGCTTTTGGAGTCGGACCAAAAAGCGACGTTCGTGGCCAGGCTTTCCGCGATTCATTGCAGCGATATAAAGACAAACGGCGACgggacgaacgaacgaacgaacgaacgtttcccttttcccattttccctacAGTCCCCTTGGAAAACCCCTCCCCTTTGGTACGGGTAATGGACAGACTGGTTCAATTCTCCCGTTTTTCCCTTTAACATTCGCGCATTCCGGCCGGTCGGTATCGGTAGGAATTTATCGTCGCTCATCAATAATCCGCTGGCTACAACTCTTTGGCGGAACTCGATCTGAAGAGTCCATCTTGGCTCGAAGCACCAGGATCCGGAAGATCGTATCGGGGAGTCGAGAGAAACATGCCGGAGAGAAACACTCACCGAACCTGGGAAGTCTGGGACGCCTTTCCCACCGTGCGAAAGTTTCCCCCCCATCCTCCATCGGTCCGTTCATTTTCCGAATGGGGCGCCACCCTTCTGCGtgtgttccgtttttccgGGTCGTATTTTAGCCACCCGGACATGGCGGACGACATTTCTGCGGGCATTGcacacaattttccaccacttgCGGAACGATCGGCCGGAACGATTTGTGAACAGCCCGGAAGGCTTTTGGGTGATGAACACGAACGAAATCGACCGCGAAtagttggtgtgtgtgtgtcctccTCCTTGATTCACTTCACGTCATTTAATGGAACGCGCCAAGGATAACAACACATTCGCGATAAAGTGAACAAGGTGCCTTCACAACGATCCGCGAGCCAATCCATCATTTCGGTGCAGCTTTAAACGGAGCAAGAACGGTTGGAAAGACATGAAACATACCAGAACAAGTTGTTCGCCGTTCGAAAGGGATCAGGAAAGGATTatggaaagcgaaagaaaaaccatccCGACTGTGAATGAATGCGCACTACATTTTGCAACGCCATATAAAAGATTAGTTCCACAATCAATTGTAATGAAGCAAGTACAAGTAAAAAAAGGAACTACAAACACACTGGCACACCAATGGACAAATTGATTTATAACCACACCGGCAAAGTTGAAAGGAAACCGGTACCGGATGTGGCCAACGTcatggggggtgggggggacgGAACGGCATGTTAATTAGTGTATGAGAATGCAAATGTTGGCGAAAACAGGAACGATGTCCGCAACGGCCGGGGCTCCGTTCCTGTTCATTAGCGATTCAAAATACTTATTATCAATTATGCATCAATAactgggaggaggaggagatgaAATCGGTACATAAATCCTCCGCGgactgttgtgtgtgtgtgagcaatTCATACGACGGATAAAAGCATTAGAATTACAACTCACAGTTGACCTCGCATTCTCCGATTATCCGGTTTTGGGACAcggaaacattcaaacattcttCCTCAAAATGGGTTATTGGAGTCGTCCCTGGGTTTTATCACTAAAAGCAATGGGAGAGCGGGGTAATAAAAGAGCATGGGGAAAATAGGGTAGTATTTAACTTCATTTCAATCGTTTCTATTTGAGGGAACTCCAGTGTTGTCATTCCAACCAAAGGATGCCATTTTCGGCGCGGATTTTCAAAGCTCCATATAAAAAGTGAACGTTGTCTCCAAAGTGATTTCTATCCAGGTTGCCTCGCGATGGCCATCCGTTTGTTGTAGGCGACAATTCTGCGACCTTACTTAAGTTAACTTAACAGCAAGAGTGATCGTTTAAACTACTTCCAGTAACTTTTTTACGCATTGTTattggtaaacaaaacagGGAACGATTGTCAGAAACCAATTTCAATATGGCTGCCACGACCAGTCCTTTGAGCTCACCTCTCTTAGGAGCTTTCAGGAGAAGTTTACGAGCATTAATAATTCAATACAAGTCGAAAGAGTCCCACTTGAAGACCTCGTAATAACatattttgggagaaaaccCGTATTACCCCACACTCGCCTACGTTTATAACTTTATCTCTCCGGTAACCGATTAATGGGCATCATATTTAGGGATCccggaaaaaaaactgacCGATCGGCAAAACGTGTCCTAACAGGATGGACCCTTGGACCGGGTGCTACCCGTGGAAATTGATGGATTCACTCAAGTTCCCTTCTTCTTCTACAACCCCAAAATACCCTAAGTGCCGTGACGTTTGACTGCCTTCTCGTTGTCATCACCTGATTCGTTTCCTGAAGTTCGAACCTACACTAGGCTCGACAAACTGCCGCATTCTTGCCTCGTTCCGCACGTGTTGAAAAGGGTACACACGACCCGACGggggtgtgggggggggggggggggggtgtatGTTGGACGAGTAAACATCGCATGTTGGCCAGGGTCGCTTGTAAAGTGGTGTGCTACCTGtgcacgaaacgaaacgtcCCAAACATCCTTTGCTTGTTACGGGGCCGGCGTTGTTATCGGCGAGACTGATCGGAAAGTGTGTACGTGTAcctgcgtgtatgtgtgtttatgtgtgtgtgatacaTGCTTCCTCACCtttgggaggggggggggatgtgGGTTTCGGTCGaccaacgttttttttttccttccttccttcacaATCCCTCATATTTTTGGGAACTAACCACCTTTTAATTTTGGTCCTTGCGTGCGAAAACCCGGTCCACCAGTAAAGATAAGGGCCccacgtgcgtgcgtgcgtgcgtgcgtgagtgCATGGTGACGTGTCGTTTCTGTCGACCTCCGAGACGATCGGCTTGTTCTTCGAAAGGCTCGTCATCGCGTCCTGCAGAAAAAGCCCTTCGTCGTTTTACGGTTCCACCTTTTAGCCTCGCTTCCTTTACCGAAACTCATTCCGGAAACTaattcacacacacgcacacaaaaacacgCACAAGCGGTCGTACTTTGTCATTCCCGGGGATGTTACGACCTCGACGGCCTCTCCCAATAAGCGACCGAGATGGTGATTCAATCGTGCATGATGgctcatgttttgtttttcggggTGTGTTCGTCCCGGTTTGCGGGGAAAATGATTAGTGAGAGCACGGGtggtaacacacacacacacacacatatgtgAAAAAACTGTCCTTAAATTAATTGCTTACAAGAGCGGGGTCCGCGAATCAAAAACACGCCGCGCGCGACGGAAGCGTTGAGTTTTCCGATTCGAAAATTAATGTACCGGAGAATCCATCCAGAACGGTGATTATCGCACACATTTATCTCCACATTCCATTACAACGACAAAAAACGCGGGGCGCCGGGAGTTGATTGTTGATTGTTGCAAATCCCGCACCGATTAGAAACGGAAGTCCTCAACTGCGCGATGATTCCCGAAGCCGTGTCGCATTGTTATCACGGGACGGTGGGTTTcccggaggggaaaaaaaagggaagttcCGGCCTCTGGGGTTCTGGGGAAAAGGTCGATAAATTTAATCTTAAATTAAAGCCTAATTAACGCAACACCGCGTGGCCGTGAGTTTAGGGAGCTGATGAGTGTTCCGCGGGGCAAAATGCTCCAACTCCAACTCCATCGGAGGTTCAAGCGGAACTACGGAGCGGAAGCCGTGCCCTATAATTTGGTCATGGCGCACAAGATTTATCCCTTTTTTCGGCTGGCGCCAGCTTTCGGCAGCCCCGTGACTTGCGTGACACTCTATGCTAAGCG
This window harbors:
- the LOC131285941 gene encoding uncharacterized oxidoreductase TM_0325-like produces the protein MDFSGKVVIITGASSGIGAATAKYLTNLGASCVLAARNESKLAEVQAACKALGKVEPLIVVTDVSKPADNERLVKDTVAKFGRIDVLVNNAGKGFYGSIEEADMEQFEDILNTNLKAVFTLTKLALPHLLSSKGNIVNVSSVAGTNSYANVLSYCVSKAALDQFTRCTALDLASKGVRVNSVNPAVIVTEFHKTLGMDEATYATYLKNCEKSHPLGRVGKPEEVAASIAFLACDNTTSFTTGTCLHIDGGKHIKIVA